The genomic interval TGATAAAGCAAAAAAGCCCAACCCCGCTCATACAAGGACCTCGTGGCCTTGTGCAGAGGGGCTGGGCTTTTCAGCGAGGCGCTGAAGGGTCAGGCGCGCTCTTTGCTCTCTGGCAGGAACCAGTTCAGCACCAGGGCGCAGATACCGCCGGTGGCGACGCCCGACTCCAGCACATTGCGGATTGCCGCCGGCATGTGGGCCAGGAACTCAGGCACTTGGGCCACGCCCAGGCCCAAGGCCAGCGACACAGCAATGATCAGCAGGGCGCGACGGTCCAGCTGCGTGCTGGCCAGGATGTTGATACCCGAGGCCGCTACCGCGCCGAACATCACCATGGCCGCGCCACCCAGTACCGGCTCCGGTACCGCCTGGATCACTCCAGCAACCGTCGGGAACAGGCCCAACAGCACCAGCATCACAGCGATCCAGATGCCGATATGGCGGCTGGCGATGCCGGTCAGCTGAATAACGCCGTTGTTCTGGGCGAAGATTGAGCTGGGGAAGGTGTTGAACAAGCCGGCCAGCAGCGAGTTGGCGCCGTTGACCAGCACGCCGCCTTTGATCCGCTGCATCCACACCGGGCCTTCGACCGGTTGGCGCGAGACCTTGCTGGTGGCGGTAACGTCACCAATGGCTTCCAGCGATGTCACCAGGTAGATCACCAGCATCGGAATGAACAGCGCCCACGAGAAGCTGAGGCCAAAGTGCAGCGGTGTGGGCACCTGGAACAGCGCAGCCTCGTGCATGCCGGTGAAGTCCAGGCGGCCCAGGTAGCCGGCCAGCGCATAGCCCACCGCCAAGGCGATGACGATAGCGCAGCTGCGCATCCATACCACCGGGATGCGGTTGAGAATGACGATGATCGCCAGCACCACGCCCGACAGCAGCAGGTTTTCGCCATTGGCGAAGGTGCCGTTGGCCATCGCGCCAAAGCCGCCGCCCATGCTGATCAGGCCGACCTTGATCAGGGTCAGGCCAATCATCAGCACGACGATGCCGGTCACCAGTGGCGTGATCAGGCGTTTGACGAACGGCAGGATACGCGACACGCCCATCTCCACGAAGGAGCCTGCGATCACCACGCCAAAAATGGCCGCCATTACGCCTTCTACCGGCGTGCCTTGCTTGACCATCAGCGCGCCGCCAGCAATCAACGGCCCGACGAAGTTGAAGCTGGTGCCCTGAACAATCAGCAACCCCGCGCCAAACGGCCCGAAGCGCTTGCACTGGACGAAGGTGGCGATGCCGGAGATCACCAGCGACATGGATACGATCAGGTTGGTGTCCCGCGCCGAAACACCCAATGCCTGACAAATCAGCAGGCCCGGTGTCACGATCGGCACGATGATCGCCAGCAGGTGCTGCAGCGCCGCCAGCAGGCCGATCAGCAGCCGTGGCTTGTCCTCAAGACCCAGCACCAGTTCATTGGCAGGCGCCGATGCGCCTGGGCTGTGTTCGTGTGAGCTCATTGCAGAAAGCCGCCCCGGAAGAAAAAAGGAGCGCATTCTACGGGCTGAAGCGCAATTGGGGTAGGGGCAAGCACGATGGCGGCATGATCGGTGTCTGTTCGCTCAATAAGCTGACTTTTAAGTCAGTCTTTGGCGCACAAAAAAGCCCGCCGAAGCGGGCTTTTTAATGAGGCGCGATATCAGTCGTCGCGGCCCATGATGCCGAACAGCTGCAGGAGGCTGACGAACAGATTGTAGATCGATACATACAGGCTGATGGTCGCCATGATGTAGTTGCGCTCGCCGCCATGGATGATCGCGCTGGTCTGGAACAGAATGCAGACCGACGAGAACAGCACGAAGCCAGCGCTGATCGCCAATTGCAGGCCGCTGATCTGGAAGAAGAAGCTGGCAACCACTGCACCCAGCAGCACGAAGAAGCCTGCCGTGATGAAGCCGCTGAGGAAGCTCATGTCCTTGCGGGTGATCAGCACATAGGCCGACAGGCCACCGAACACCAGTGCGGTCATGGCGAATGCCGAGCTGACCACTTCAGCGCCACCGGCCATGCCCAGGTAACGGTTGAGGATAGGGCCGAGGATGAAGCCCATGAAGCCAGTGAGGGCAAAGGTGGACACCAGGCCCCAGGCCGAATCACGCAGTTTGTTGGTGAGGAAGAACAACCCGTAGAAGCCGATCAGCACCACGAACACGTTCGGGTAGCCGACGCGCATCTGCTGGGCCACAAAGGCCATGACACCGCTGAAGGCGAGGGTGAGTGCCAGCAGGCTGTACGTGTTGCGCAGGACTTTGCTGATCTCCTGCTGCTCGACCTGCTGGCCGTGGTGTACGGCGTAATCCTGTTCGCGCATGGCGAGGCTCCTTGGTAAACCTGTGGTTTCAGACGTTCAGATGCTAGGAGTCTATCAGACGTCCTGCAACCCGCGACACAGAGAGTTTGACAGCGTGTTTCATTACGGTATTATGGCGGCCGCAAAACGAGCTGGAAGCGTGGCCGAGTGGTTTAAGGCAACGGTCTTGAAAACCGTCGATGGGCAACTATCCTAGAGTTCGAATCTCTACGCTTCCGCCATATTCAAAGCCCTGATTATTCAGGGCTTTTTGCGTTTTTGGGGCGTAGAAAAACTACCCATGGGCACTTTATTTCGGAAGCGCTTCCGATACGTCCGTAGTTCTGAGCCCGTCGATTGGCGCCTTCTCGAAGATGTCGCGCAACTGCCTACCTCGGCCCCAACATGCTAGGTCCTTAGCTGCTCGCCTTCGCTTCGAGTTCGCCTCACTTCAGTCAAGCCAAGCTCAGATCGCTGCCTAAGGGTCTCGGCTTAGCTGACTTGTTCAGGAAGAAATAGCTGATTCATTCCTTGCCGGGGTTCTTCCTGCGCTTGCTGGTGCGCTTGTGTCGGTAGTAGGTGACCGTTTCAGCGAGTCGATGAGCTCGTTTTGTAGCTCGCCCTCGGCCTGGCCGATAGCTCAGAGGTGCTGACCCCATCGCCCCTCGTCGGTGGGTTGATGCTTTGTTTGCCGACCACCATCCAGCCCACTGCTGCGCCGCAGATCAGCTGCTTGTAGATATTGTCGCCATCGATGCTAAGTTCGCCTCGCCCGAGTAGGTCGGCGGGCTTGAGTTTTAGGGGAGGGGTTTAAATGGCCAAGGCGCAGGTAGGTGCGAATAGAAGCTCGCGAGGATACAGCTTCGGTCGAAGCCGCACGACACAATGCAAGGTCGCACGGCCCCATTTTAGTGTCTTGTAGAGGGTTTGGATTTAAGTCTTTCTGTATAGGCTCAATCCCCAGCCGTGATAATCATTTGGAGCTTGGTCGACCTGGAATATGGCTAAGGATCGATTTGGAGAATCCGCCATCGAC from Pseudomonas kermanshahensis carries:
- a CDS encoding nucleobase:cation symporter-2 family protein, with the translated sequence MSSHEHSPGASAPANELVLGLEDKPRLLIGLLAALQHLLAIIVPIVTPGLLICQALGVSARDTNLIVSMSLVISGIATFVQCKRFGPFGAGLLIVQGTSFNFVGPLIAGGALMVKQGTPVEGVMAAIFGVVIAGSFVEMGVSRILPFVKRLITPLVTGIVVLMIGLTLIKVGLISMGGGFGAMANGTFANGENLLLSGVVLAIIVILNRIPVVWMRSCAIVIALAVGYALAGYLGRLDFTGMHEAALFQVPTPLHFGLSFSWALFIPMLVIYLVTSLEAIGDVTATSKVSRQPVEGPVWMQRIKGGVLVNGANSLLAGLFNTFPSSIFAQNNGVIQLTGIASRHIGIWIAVMLVLLGLFPTVAGVIQAVPEPVLGGAAMVMFGAVAASGINILASTQLDRRALLIIAVSLALGLGVAQVPEFLAHMPAAIRNVLESGVATGGICALVLNWFLPESKERA
- a CDS encoding Bax inhibitor-1/YccA family protein; translation: MREQDYAVHHGQQVEQQEISKVLRNTYSLLALTLAFSGVMAFVAQQMRVGYPNVFVVLIGFYGLFFLTNKLRDSAWGLVSTFALTGFMGFILGPILNRYLGMAGGAEVVSSAFAMTALVFGGLSAYVLITRKDMSFLSGFITAGFFVLLGAVVASFFFQISGLQLAISAGFVLFSSVCILFQTSAIIHGGERNYIMATISLYVSIYNLFVSLLQLFGIMGRDD